One window from the genome of Candidatus Synechococcus calcipolaris G9 encodes:
- a CDS encoding M23 family metallopeptidase, protein MGSGVVEQRLMVKMMAKAAVYQLGLGLGLAATVFSAGLGLAEGLDTPESSEVSRSNPVQAIDSQPLVIPVQPVDPVGETWNTYSPPATTTGQFPVNPQPLDIDPESYGIGATQAPQPTQVVIQERSSGCQATVQLGQGVPQAICDPGVRAHAPETAALNPNRIGANLQASLQGSRLEPGYDNPSGNGRSLTAVRRSFPGPNPIKWLALNGKNMLFPLASPAPITSPFGWRIHPIFGTMRFHAGTDMGAPEGTPVLAVHDGRVVESGDIGGYGLTVILQHPPNQKQTLYAHLSELFVNPGEWVEQGEVIGLVGSTGNSTGPHLHFEILEMTANGLIPVDPGGRLELALQQLIQAMQVAQNQGNRATQ, encoded by the coding sequence ATGGGTTCAGGTGTGGTGGAGCAACGATTGATGGTCAAAATGATGGCAAAAGCAGCCGTTTATCAATTGGGATTGGGTTTGGGCCTGGCGGCAACGGTGTTCAGTGCCGGTTTAGGTTTGGCAGAAGGCCTCGACACTCCAGAGTCTTCAGAGGTGTCCCGGTCAAATCCGGTTCAAGCCATTGATAGCCAACCCCTGGTTATTCCAGTTCAACCCGTGGATCCCGTTGGTGAAACCTGGAATACCTATTCTCCGCCCGCGACAACAACGGGGCAGTTTCCGGTTAATCCCCAACCCCTGGATATTGACCCTGAATCCTACGGTATTGGTGCCACCCAAGCTCCCCAACCCACCCAAGTGGTGATTCAAGAACGCTCCTCCGGTTGCCAAGCGACGGTTCAATTGGGCCAGGGCGTTCCCCAAGCCATTTGTGATCCAGGCGTTCGCGCCCACGCTCCAGAGACCGCTGCCCTTAACCCCAATCGCATCGGTGCAAATCTTCAGGCCAGTTTACAAGGTTCTCGCCTAGAGCCAGGTTATGATAATCCCTCCGGTAATGGGCGATCGCTGACGGCCGTTCGTCGCTCTTTTCCTGGGCCAAACCCAATCAAATGGTTAGCCCTAAATGGCAAGAATATGCTCTTTCCCCTGGCCAGTCCAGCCCCGATTACCTCTCCCTTTGGTTGGCGGATCCACCCCATTTTTGGGACGATGCGTTTCCATGCTGGCACAGATATGGGCGCACCGGAGGGAACCCCCGTTCTTGCAGTCCATGACGGCCGAGTTGTGGAATCGGGGGACATAGGGGGCTATGGCTTAACGGTGATCTTGCAGCACCCCCCCAATCAAAAGCAGACCCTCTATGCCCATCTGTCGGAACTGTTTGTGAATCCAGGGGAATGGGTAGAACAGGGAGAAGTGATTGGTTTGGTGGGGAGTACTGGCAACTCCACGGGCCCCCACCTTCATTTTGAAATTTTAGAAATGACGGCTAATGGTTTGATCCCAGTGGATCCAGGGGGGCGCTTAGAACTGGCTCTCCAGCAACTAATTCAGGCGATGCAGGTGGCGCAAAATCAGGGTAATCGTGCAACACAATGA
- the abc-f gene encoding ribosomal protection-like ABC-F family protein encodes MLRLDHIRKIYPTGEVLKDINWEVKPGDRIGLVGVNGAGKSTQLKIIMGEVEPTAGEIIRPDSLKIAYLNQEFDIEPTRTVREEFWRAFRVANEVHGALLQVHQEMETATPERLDQLLHTMDRLQREFEALDGYGLDARIEKILPEMGFSSEDGDRLVSSYSGGWQMRMNLGKILLQEPDLLLLDEPTNHLDLETIEWLERYLKGLTTPMVIVSHDREFLDRLCTQIVETERGVSTTYLGNYSAYLQQKAERQEAQLSAYERQQKELEKQQTFVDRFRASATRSTQAKSREKQLEKVERIEAPTYKSRTLHFRFPAAPRSGREVVEIQGMTHTYGDNILFLDANLLIERGDRIAFLGPNGAGKSTLLRLILGSEKPSEGTIKLGDHNVIPGYFEQNQAEALDLDKTVMETIHDEVPDWTNEEVRTLLGRFLFSGETVFKKVAALSGGEKARLALAKMLLQPVNLLILDEPTNHLDIPAKEMLEEALQHYEGTVILVSHDRYFISKAANKIVDIQDGQLRLYRGDYHYYLDKVAEEKEAERLKLIQADRERKAAEKRSKQKEKQRASRTAKAKS; translated from the coding sequence GTGCTGCGTTTAGATCATATTCGTAAAATCTATCCCACCGGGGAAGTCCTCAAAGATATTAACTGGGAGGTGAAGCCCGGCGATCGCATTGGCCTAGTGGGTGTCAATGGGGCCGGTAAGTCAACCCAGTTAAAAATCATTATGGGAGAGGTAGAGCCAACGGCCGGAGAAATTATTCGTCCCGACAGCCTGAAAATTGCCTACCTGAACCAGGAATTTGATATTGAACCCACCCGCACCGTCCGGGAAGAGTTTTGGCGGGCCTTTAGGGTAGCCAATGAGGTGCATGGGGCCCTGCTCCAGGTTCACCAGGAGATGGAAACGGCAACTCCGGAACGGTTAGATCAACTACTTCACACCATGGATCGGCTGCAACGGGAATTTGAGGCCCTAGATGGCTATGGACTGGATGCCCGGATTGAGAAAATTTTACCGGAGATGGGGTTTAGCTCGGAGGATGGCGATCGCCTCGTCAGTTCCTATAGCGGTGGCTGGCAAATGCGAATGAATCTGGGCAAAATTCTCTTACAAGAGCCGGATCTGCTTCTCCTGGATGAACCGACAAACCACCTAGACCTGGAAACCATTGAATGGCTAGAGCGTTACCTGAAGGGCTTAACAACGCCAATGGTGATTGTTTCCCATGACCGGGAGTTTCTGGATCGCCTCTGTACCCAGATTGTGGAAACGGAGCGGGGGGTCTCCACCACCTACCTGGGGAATTATTCCGCCTATCTTCAGCAGAAGGCCGAGCGGCAAGAGGCCCAACTGAGTGCCTACGAACGCCAACAAAAGGAACTAGAGAAACAACAAACCTTTGTGGATCGCTTCCGGGCCAGTGCCACCCGCAGTACCCAGGCCAAAAGCCGGGAAAAGCAGTTGGAAAAAGTAGAGCGGATTGAGGCCCCCACCTACAAAAGCCGGACGCTCCATTTTCGGTTTCCGGCAGCTCCCCGCAGTGGTCGCGAGGTGGTGGAAATCCAGGGTATGACCCATACCTACGGCGATAATATTTTGTTTCTAGATGCCAATTTACTCATTGAACGGGGCGATCGCATTGCCTTTTTAGGCCCCAATGGAGCCGGTAAATCCACCCTGCTACGCCTGATCCTGGGTTCAGAAAAGCCGAGTGAGGGCACGATCAAATTGGGAGATCACAACGTCATTCCGGGCTACTTTGAGCAAAATCAAGCAGAGGCCCTGGATTTAGATAAAACCGTGATGGAAACCATCCACGACGAAGTCCCAGACTGGACAAACGAAGAAGTACGAACCCTGCTGGGGCGATTTTTGTTTAGCGGCGAAACTGTCTTCAAAAAAGTGGCGGCCCTCAGCGGCGGCGAAAAAGCCCGCTTGGCCCTGGCAAAAATGCTGCTGCAACCGGTCAATTTATTAATTTTGGACGAGCCGACTAATCACCTGGATATTCCAGCCAAGGAAATGCTAGAGGAAGCACTGCAACATTATGAAGGGACGGTGATTCTCGTCTCCCACGATCGCTATTTTATTTCTAAGGCAGCTAATAAAATCGTGGACATTCAGGATGGCCAACTCCGGCTCTACCGAGGCGACTACCATTACTACCTGGATAAAGTTGCTGAGGAAAAGGAGGCGGAACGCTTAAAGCTCATCCAAGCGGATCGGGAACGGAAAGCAGCGGAAAAACGCAGCAAACAAAAGGAAAAGCAGCGGGCCAGCCGCACCGCAAAGGCTAAATCCTAA
- the murI gene encoding glutamate racemase: MNNWRDRPWWGHGAGSIGVFDSGVGGLTVLRALQAQLPQESFLYFGDTARLPYGIRSEAEILQYVREILTWMTGQGIKMAVMACNTSSALALDTVRSEFPIPIIGLILPAAQTAVKLGRRIGVIATPATVGSGSYPLALQETEPTIAVAQSACPMFVPLVESNRLEDHYTRAMARQYLDPLLDFGLDTLIYGCTHYPHLSRVITECLPKDVQQVDPALSVAIATGRELDLLSLRNHHSSFGQVQFYVSGNPRKFAGLATQWLGYRPRVKQIPLRVLRSQGLKRMAHIPRSMAAQGNRVPTEGVKIS, translated from the coding sequence GTGAACAACTGGCGTGATCGGCCCTGGTGGGGCCATGGAGCCGGCAGTATTGGGGTTTTTGATAGTGGAGTCGGGGGTCTCACTGTCCTTCGAGCATTGCAAGCCCAACTGCCCCAGGAATCATTTCTGTATTTTGGGGACACAGCCCGCTTACCCTACGGGATTCGTTCAGAGGCAGAGATTTTACAGTACGTCCGGGAAATCCTTACCTGGATGACAGGTCAGGGGATCAAGATGGCAGTGATGGCCTGCAATACCAGTTCTGCCTTAGCTTTAGATACGGTTCGTTCTGAATTTCCAATCCCGATTATTGGCTTGATTTTGCCTGCGGCCCAAACCGCCGTCAAATTAGGTCGCCGCATTGGTGTGATTGCCACCCCAGCAACCGTGGGCAGTGGTAGCTATCCCCTCGCCCTCCAGGAAACGGAACCCACCATTGCGGTGGCTCAATCCGCCTGCCCGATGTTTGTTCCCTTAGTGGAAAGCAATCGGCTCGAAGATCACTATACTCGGGCCATGGCTCGCCAATACCTAGACCCCCTCTTAGATTTTGGCCTCGATACCTTAATTTATGGCTGTACCCATTATCCCCACCTGAGTCGGGTGATTACCGAATGTTTGCCCAAGGATGTTCAGCAGGTGGATCCGGCCCTATCGGTGGCGATCGCCACGGGTCGAGAACTGGATCTGTTGTCCCTGCGAAATCACCATTCCTCCTTTGGCCAGGTACAGTTTTATGTCAGTGGCAATCCCCGTAAGTTTGCTGGCTTGGCAACCCAGTGGTTAGGCTACCGACCCCGGGTGAAGCAGATTCCCCTGCGGGTTTTAAGGAGTCAAGGGTTGAAACGGATGGCCCATATTCCCCGTTCAATGGCTGCCCAAGGAAACAGAGTGCCGACGGAAGGGGTGAAAATTTCCTAG
- a CDS encoding DUF3082 domain-containing protein: MEPTTPKTTPLRCLTGALLAGTLGLLLYRLTSAIAYSFATHPMTSHNQLAYSLSVAVRTLVVGVCTLGTGVFSLIAVGLVGLALQVTIQSLRQGNLPKIDE; this comes from the coding sequence ATGGAACCCACCACGCCTAAAACAACTCCCCTCCGCTGTCTCACTGGGGCCCTCCTAGCGGGAACCCTAGGACTCCTCCTGTATCGGCTCACCAGTGCGATCGCCTATTCCTTTGCCACCCATCCCATGACCAGCCACAATCAACTGGCCTATAGTTTATCTGTGGCCGTCCGTACCCTGGTCGTGGGTGTCTGTACCCTGGGAACGGGGGTTTTTAGCTTAATTGCGGTGGGGTTGGTGGGCCTAGCCCTTCAGGTGACGATTCAATCCCTGCGCCAAGGTAACTTACCGAAGATTGACGAGTAG
- a CDS encoding DUF2103 domain-containing protein, with protein sequence MGKSARKAGDSDRGRVVLNHSTHIPGLIPVLERIAQADGITTVIPGVIAPVKGRSPHLQLRVSVPIKGGFKVIARRGKTVQEVFILTALSQSALECICQQYL encoded by the coding sequence ATGGGGAAATCGGCCAGAAAAGCAGGAGACTCTGATCGCGGCCGGGTTGTTCTCAATCACTCGACTCACATTCCCGGGCTCATTCCAGTGTTAGAACGCATTGCCCAAGCTGATGGTATTACCACCGTGATTCCTGGCGTGATTGCTCCCGTCAAAGGGCGATCGCCCCATTTGCAATTACGAGTTTCTGTGCCCATCAAGGGCGGATTTAAGGTCATTGCCCGCCGTGGCAAAACCGTACAGGAGGTATTTATCCTCACCGCCTTGAGTCAGTCAGCCCTAGAATGCATTTGTCAGCAGTATCTTTAG
- a CDS encoding thioredoxin family protein, whose amino-acid sequence MAVSSSGQGQRLRNFLLALAAIALGLSIYLGFASSNQPTSLAYQAEHSTPWDVAQANGQPTFLEFYANWCGSCQAMATDMAQLKQAYGDRLNFVMLNVDNSKWLPEIIRFGVDGIPHFVFLDQSGSEVGMAIGKQPVSVMEKNLNALLQGQPLPYVQQSGQTSAFTAPLRANSDDPRSHGG is encoded by the coding sequence ATGGCAGTTTCTTCTTCTGGACAAGGGCAACGACTCCGTAATTTTTTACTGGCCCTGGCAGCGATCGCCCTGGGATTATCTATTTATCTAGGATTTGCATCTAGTAATCAACCCACCTCCCTCGCCTATCAAGCAGAACATTCAACCCCCTGGGATGTCGCCCAAGCCAATGGCCAACCGACATTTCTAGAGTTTTATGCCAACTGGTGTGGCAGTTGTCAAGCAATGGCCACAGATATGGCCCAACTGAAACAAGCCTATGGCGATCGCCTCAATTTTGTCATGCTCAATGTTGATAATAGTAAGTGGCTTCCAGAAATTATCCGCTTTGGTGTGGATGGTATTCCCCATTTTGTCTTTTTAGATCAAAGCGGTAGTGAAGTGGGCATGGCGATCGGGAAGCAGCCTGTCTCTGTCATGGAGAAAAACCTGAATGCCCTCCTGCAGGGCCAACCCCTGCCCTATGTCCAGCAATCTGGTCAAACCTCTGCGTTTACCGCACCCCTTCGAGCCAACTCAGATGATCCCCGGAGCCATGGTGGTTGA
- a CDS encoding O-linked N-acetylglucosamine transferase, SPINDLY family protein: MNQATFEKQIEELILSKKYSHGLELCHEWFEVEPQNLKSYLYAGLCFLLNQNELDAQAAWMYALSEIDGNDSELKTQLLDLLERVAEDQKLTENHEIAWILRGYIHEFNHENINNLLKMAQLEILQTYQASDRLAVKQLCSLFEQDFILAFDLSLLLQTLSFILEKDSLSHQTFDFVRISANYILKHTPDKCNHLVPLLNQSVIRIRCVEDNAEVALWYAKLSFDLDSKNLTTLKLLSSIYIGVADYPNAIEIAEMAYENATQLIDQMFTKHLLLLALLGGGGYWQKAIQVYGTLKDLLHQLCDSGMHMNHSNEILSMSTPCFLFPHIEDQPKSNRLLSNKIASLSQTNLSRIYGDQPTHFSFASHDLRTLKTRPLRIGYLCSCFRTHPVGFLARWLIKNHDKEKFSIYIYFVAYQKQRFDPIQDWYEHQDVSTFRGDMNVMEIAQKIYGDQIDILIDLDSLTFHTSYEVMALKPSPVQLTWLGFDATGLPSMDYFLADPYVLPDDAQTYYAEKIWRLPHTYLAVEGFEISTPSLTRQSLEIANDAIVYFSGQRGNKRSPHLAQLQIKILNQVPNSYLLIKGKADQGAVQEFFYQLADGEEVNRERIKFLPFVATSEEHRANLAIADVILDTYPYNGATTTLEALWMEIPLVTRVGEQFSARNSYTFLVNAGVSEGIAWTDEEYVEWGIRLGTDEDLRKQVTWKLKKAKQYAPLWDAQQFTREVENAYEAMWNYYVTGNMELPQGHIIG; encoded by the coding sequence ATGAATCAAGCAACCTTTGAAAAGCAAATAGAAGAACTCATTTTATCTAAGAAGTACTCCCATGGCCTTGAACTGTGCCATGAATGGTTTGAAGTTGAACCGCAAAATCTCAAAAGCTATCTTTATGCTGGCCTATGTTTTCTGCTCAATCAAAATGAATTAGATGCTCAAGCAGCATGGATGTATGCCTTATCAGAAATAGATGGAAATGATTCAGAACTAAAAACACAACTGCTTGATCTATTAGAAAGAGTTGCCGAAGATCAAAAACTTACTGAAAATCATGAAATCGCCTGGATACTCAGGGGATATATTCATGAATTTAATCACGAGAATATCAACAATTTGCTTAAAATGGCCCAGTTAGAAATATTGCAGACCTATCAAGCATCTGATCGGCTTGCAGTCAAGCAGCTATGTTCTCTTTTTGAGCAAGATTTTATCCTTGCATTTGATCTATCCTTACTGCTCCAAACCCTATCTTTCATCCTTGAAAAAGATTCTCTATCTCATCAAACATTTGATTTTGTTCGGATTTCTGCTAACTATATATTAAAACATACTCCAGATAAATGTAATCATTTAGTCCCTTTGCTCAATCAAAGTGTCATCCGAATTCGTTGTGTTGAAGATAATGCAGAAGTGGCTCTGTGGTATGCAAAGCTTTCATTTGATTTGGATTCTAAAAATCTAACGACGTTAAAACTTTTATCATCCATTTATATAGGTGTTGCGGATTACCCCAATGCCATTGAAATTGCTGAAATGGCCTATGAAAATGCAACACAGTTAATAGATCAAATGTTCACTAAACACCTGCTGCTTCTTGCTCTGTTGGGTGGGGGTGGTTATTGGCAAAAGGCAATTCAAGTTTATGGCACCCTAAAAGATCTATTACATCAGTTGTGTGATTCAGGAATGCACATGAATCATTCAAATGAAATATTATCTATGTCAACACCCTGTTTTCTTTTTCCCCACATTGAGGATCAGCCAAAATCAAATCGATTACTTTCAAATAAAATCGCTAGTCTTTCTCAAACAAATCTTTCTCGTATATATGGAGACCAGCCAACGCATTTCTCCTTTGCTAGTCATGACCTTAGAACCTTAAAAACACGCCCCCTAAGGATCGGTTATCTATGTAGTTGTTTTAGAACCCATCCCGTTGGTTTTCTGGCACGTTGGTTAATCAAAAACCATGATAAGGAAAAATTTTCTATTTACATCTATTTTGTTGCCTATCAAAAGCAACGCTTCGATCCCATTCAAGATTGGTATGAACACCAGGATGTCAGCACCTTTAGAGGCGATATGAATGTCATGGAGATTGCTCAAAAAATCTATGGTGATCAAATTGATATTTTAATTGATCTAGATAGCCTTACGTTTCATACTAGCTACGAAGTAATGGCTCTGAAGCCTTCCCCCGTTCAGTTAACATGGCTAGGTTTTGATGCGACCGGTTTGCCCAGTATGGATTACTTCCTTGCAGATCCCTACGTTTTACCCGATGATGCCCAAACGTACTATGCAGAGAAAATCTGGCGTTTGCCCCATACTTATTTGGCCGTTGAAGGTTTTGAGATTTCTACACCTAGCTTAACTCGACAATCTTTAGAGATTGCCAATGATGCCATTGTTTATTTCAGTGGACAACGAGGTAATAAGCGCAGTCCCCATTTGGCGCAATTACAGATCAAAATCTTAAATCAGGTTCCAAATAGTTATCTTTTAATTAAGGGTAAAGCAGATCAAGGGGCAGTACAAGAGTTCTTTTATCAATTGGCCGATGGGGAGGAGGTAAATCGGGAACGAATTAAATTTTTACCCTTTGTTGCGACCTCTGAAGAACACCGAGCAAACTTGGCGATCGCCGACGTTATTTTAGATACCTACCCCTATAATGGGGCCACAACAACCCTTGAAGCTCTCTGGATGGAAATACCCTTAGTGACCCGGGTGGGGGAACAGTTTTCAGCTCGCAATAGCTATACATTTCTAGTGAATGCTGGGGTTTCTGAAGGCATTGCTTGGACAGATGAAGAGTATGTTGAGTGGGGCATTCGTTTGGGAACAGATGAAGACCTGAGAAAACAGGTAACGTGGAAGCTTAAAAAAGCAAAGCAGTATGCACCTTTGTGGGATGCCCAGCAATTTACGCGAGAGGTGGAGAATGCCTATGAAGCCATGTGGAACTATTATGTGACGGGTAACATGGAGCTACCCCAAGGACACATTATTGGTTAA
- a CDS encoding tRNA (5-methylaminomethyl-2-thiouridine)(34)-methyltransferase MnmD, whose translation MVDFNWLTLSLVYGLSPEFSMPHSCPIPPDSPSSVILQRTGDGSLTFYSADFGEAFHSHYGAKQEAEEKFVGPTGLKERGAAGKPLHILDICYGLGHNTAAALTTIWDSNRHCPVNWVGLELNPMIPHQALATGAMAIWPLEIQHICHALAEKHHYGDRRFQGQLLLGDARQTLQSVIQSGFLADAIFLDPFSPPRCPQLWTVEFLNGVSQCLAPEGSLATYSAAAAGRAALGLAGLTLGSTPPVGRKSPGTLARWRSVPIPLTEAEQAYLHTRAGIPYRDPFLKDSAAIILQRRHQEQQRSPLISGSQWRKRFRQ comes from the coding sequence TTGGTTGACTTTAACTGGTTGACCCTTTCCTTAGTGTATGGCCTTTCGCCGGAGTTTTCGATGCCCCATAGCTGCCCCATACCTCCAGACTCACCCTCCTCCGTGATCTTGCAACGGACGGGGGATGGCTCCCTCACCTTTTATTCAGCAGACTTTGGCGAAGCATTTCATAGCCATTATGGTGCCAAACAAGAAGCGGAAGAAAAGTTTGTCGGCCCCACTGGCTTAAAGGAACGGGGCGCGGCAGGAAAACCCCTACACATTTTAGATATATGCTATGGCTTGGGTCATAATACGGCGGCGGCCCTGACCACCATTTGGGACAGCAATCGCCACTGTCCGGTGAACTGGGTTGGCTTAGAATTAAATCCCATGATTCCCCACCAGGCACTAGCTACGGGGGCGATGGCCATTTGGCCTCTAGAGATTCAACACATCTGCCATGCTTTAGCAGAAAAACACCACTACGGCGATCGCCGGTTCCAGGGTCAATTACTTCTGGGGGATGCTCGTCAAACCCTTCAGAGCGTGATTCAGTCAGGATTCTTAGCAGATGCCATTTTTTTAGATCCCTTTTCGCCGCCCCGCTGTCCCCAACTCTGGACTGTGGAATTTCTCAACGGAGTGAGTCAATGCCTGGCCCCGGAAGGCTCTTTAGCCACCTATTCAGCGGCCGCCGCCGGTCGAGCCGCCCTAGGTTTAGCCGGATTAACCCTTGGCTCCACCCCGCCCGTGGGACGAAAAAGCCCGGGAACCCTGGCCCGCTGGCGATCGGTTCCCATTCCCCTCACGGAAGCAGAGCAAGCCTACCTACACACCCGTGCCGGCATTCCCTACCGTGATCCATTCCTGAAGGATTCGGCGGCAATCATTCTTCAACGTCGCCATCAGGAGCAGCAGCGCAGCCCTTTAATATCGGGTAGTCAGTGGCGGAAACGCTTTAGGCAGTAA
- the rpe gene encoding ribulose-phosphate 3-epimerase has product MSDKSVVIAPSILSADFSRLGAEIQAVDKAGADWIHVDVMDGRFVPNITIGPLIVEAIRPLTAKPLDVHLMIVEPEKYVADFANAGADIISVHAEHNASPHLHRTLCQIRELGKQAGVVLNPSSPLELIEYVLEVCDLILIMSVNPGFGGQKFIPAILPKIRQLRQMCQERGLDPWIEVDGGLKVDNTWQVLEAGANAIVAGSAVFKAPDYATAIAGIRNSKRPTPELVTA; this is encoded by the coding sequence ATGAGTGACAAATCGGTCGTTATTGCCCCTTCCATTCTATCTGCTGATTTTAGTCGCTTGGGTGCAGAAATCCAAGCCGTTGATAAAGCGGGAGCCGATTGGATCCATGTGGATGTGATGGATGGTCGGTTTGTCCCCAATATCACGATTGGCCCCCTAATTGTGGAAGCTATTCGTCCCCTCACTGCCAAACCCCTGGATGTGCATCTAATGATTGTGGAGCCAGAAAAATATGTGGCGGATTTTGCCAACGCAGGGGCAGATATTATTTCCGTTCATGCAGAACACAATGCCTCGCCCCACCTCCACCGTACCCTTTGCCAAATTCGGGAACTGGGTAAGCAGGCGGGTGTGGTTCTCAACCCCTCTAGCCCCTTGGAGTTGATTGAATACGTCCTGGAAGTCTGTGATTTGATCTTGATTATGAGTGTGAATCCTGGCTTTGGTGGACAGAAATTTATTCCGGCAATCCTACCCAAAATTCGCCAACTGCGGCAAATGTGCCAGGAGCGGGGGTTAGATCCTTGGATTGAAGTGGATGGCGGCCTCAAGGTGGACAATACCTGGCAAGTCCTTGAAGCTGGTGCCAATGCCATTGTCGCCGGTTCGGCAGTCTTTAAGGCTCCCGATTATGCCACGGCGATCGCCGGTATTCGGAATAGTAAACGGCCGACCCCAGAACTGGTTACTGCCTAA
- the rnhA gene encoding ribonuclease HI: protein MKITSIYTDGACEGNPGPGGWGVLVYFENDRIQELGGHAPHTTNNRMELQAAIAALEFWQQFPPSSITLYTDSEYVQKGITQWIGGWKRRGWQTSAKKPVLNQDLWQILDQLNSSKITWAHVRGHSGNLGNERCDQIARSFAIGQAISLRQDISGYQDISGYAED from the coding sequence TTGAAAATTACGTCGATTTATACCGATGGGGCCTGTGAAGGCAATCCGGGTCCCGGGGGCTGGGGTGTGTTGGTTTATTTTGAGAATGACCGCATCCAAGAGTTGGGTGGCCATGCCCCCCACACCACCAATAATCGCATGGAACTTCAGGCGGCGATCGCGGCTCTGGAATTTTGGCAGCAGTTTCCCCCCTCTTCCATTACCCTCTATACCGATAGCGAATACGTCCAAAAAGGAATTACCCAATGGATTGGAGGCTGGAAGCGGCGGGGATGGCAAACATCCGCGAAGAAACCCGTCCTCAACCAAGACCTTTGGCAAATCCTAGACCAGTTAAATAGTTCAAAGATCACCTGGGCCCATGTGCGTGGCCACAGTGGCAATCTGGGAAACGAGCGGTGTGATCAAATTGCCCGGAGTTTTGCCATCGGTCAAGCCATCTCCCTTCGCCAAGATATTTCCGGTTATCAAGATATTTCTGGTTATGCTGAAGACTAG
- a CDS encoding YbaB/EbfC family nucleoid-associated protein, whose translation MAQGQGFGFGLGKMKELATAIQKAQQVQEGAKKLQEDLEKMEIEGVAGGGAVKVIMSGTQEPRRVEISADILSEGAEVLSDLVTAAMKDAYVKSTTTMREQMEELTGGLTVPGLS comes from the coding sequence ATGGCACAAGGACAGGGTTTTGGGTTTGGCTTGGGCAAAATGAAGGAGCTGGCCACCGCCATCCAGAAAGCCCAACAGGTTCAAGAAGGTGCAAAAAAGCTCCAGGAAGATTTAGAAAAGATGGAAATTGAGGGTGTTGCTGGAGGAGGGGCCGTTAAGGTGATTATGAGTGGCACCCAAGAACCCCGCCGAGTAGAAATTTCTGCGGACATCCTCAGTGAAGGGGCGGAGGTGCTATCTGACCTCGTAACCGCAGCGATGAAGGATGCCTACGTTAAATCCACCACCACCATGCGGGAGCAGATGGAAGAATTAACCGGCGGATTAACCGTACCGGGACTTTCCTAG
- a CDS encoding response regulator, which translates to MATEPLTILIVEDDPMMQLGLEQSLSGHPEFTVVGQAEDGFRGVELARSLHPRVVVMDIGLPGMDGIAATQAIKAEFPDIHVVMLTSHQSEVEVIAALSSGADAYCIKGSTVDRLVAAIAAAQEGATYLDPQIARQVIQHLRPPQSPPLGMPLSQRELDVLKLMVEGYSNPEIAGKLYLSPNTIKTHVRGIMNKLSVDDRVQAAVVALRTGLV; encoded by the coding sequence ATGGCGACTGAACCTCTAACCATTTTGATTGTTGAAGATGATCCGATGATGCAGTTGGGCCTTGAGCAATCCCTGTCGGGCCATCCTGAGTTCACGGTCGTCGGTCAGGCGGAGGATGGGTTCCGTGGAGTTGAACTGGCCCGCAGCCTGCATCCAAGGGTTGTGGTGATGGATATTGGTTTGCCTGGAATGGATGGGATTGCTGCCACCCAAGCGATTAAGGCGGAATTCCCCGATATTCATGTGGTGATGCTAACGTCCCATCAGTCCGAGGTGGAGGTGATTGCCGCCCTTTCCAGTGGCGCGGATGCTTACTGTATTAAGGGATCAACGGTGGATCGTCTCGTGGCGGCGATCGCGGCGGCCCAAGAAGGGGCAACTTACCTGGATCCGCAAATTGCCCGTCAAGTCATTCAACATTTACGACCGCCCCAGTCTCCCCCCCTGGGAATGCCCCTATCCCAGCGGGAGTTGGATGTATTGAAACTAATGGTGGAAGGTTATAGCAATCCAGAAATTGCTGGAAAACTCTACCTGAGTCCGAATACAATTAAGACCCATGTGCGGGGCATTATGAATAAGCTATCCGTGGATGATCGGGTTCAGGCTGCTGTCGTTGCCCTGCGAACGGGCTTGGTTTAG